A genomic window from Methanobacterium sp. BRmetb2 includes:
- the deoC gene encoding deoxyribose-phosphate aldolase encodes MSESPQEFAKRIDHTNVKPDATQEDIKKLCDEAVLYGFSCACVTPTNAELAVQILKDTSIKVCMVVGFPTGVQTPATKAFETKEAVDKGVDEVDMVMNIGALKSSRDDIVEKDIAGVVNTADGKIVKVILETALLTDQEKIRACLIAEAAGADYVKTSTAYGGLSGATVEDVRLMRNTVGSDVKIKAAGGIRNLETAQKMIKAGADKLGTSTGVQIIEELLRK; translated from the coding sequence ATAAGCGAATCTCCCCAGGAATTTGCAAAAAGAATTGATCATACCAATGTAAAACCCGATGCCACCCAGGAAGATATAAAAAAGTTATGTGATGAAGCAGTACTATATGGATTTTCCTGTGCCTGCGTCACGCCAACCAATGCAGAATTAGCAGTTCAAATCTTAAAAGATACCAGTATAAAAGTGTGTATGGTAGTAGGATTTCCAACAGGCGTTCAAACACCTGCAACCAAAGCTTTTGAAACCAAAGAAGCCGTTGATAAAGGCGTGGATGAAGTGGATATGGTTATGAATATTGGGGCATTAAAATCCAGCCGGGATGATATAGTAGAAAAAGACATTGCTGGTGTGGTAAATACTGCAGATGGTAAAATTGTTAAGGTGATACTGGAAACCGCCCTTTTAACAGATCAGGAGAAGATCCGGGCATGTTTAATTGCTGAAGCTGCTGGTGCTGATTATGTTAAAACATCTACTGCCTATGGAGGCCTTAGTGGTGCAACTGTTGAAGACGTGAGACTAATGAGAAATACTGTAGGCTCAGACGTAAAGATAAAAGCTGCAGGAGGTATAAGAAATTTAGAAACTGCCCAAAAGATGATTAAAGCTGGGGCAGATAAATTAGGAACCTCTACAGGAGTTCAAATAATTGAAGAACTCTTAAGAAAATAA
- a CDS encoding sporulation protein, with amino-acid sequence MRSSLKLITVFGIPIELHVSFLFLILFIYAMVFLNFIQLQLAVLITLLFVTVVIHELSHSYVAQRYGVAIERIILLPIGGVSQMEEVPKNPVQELWISIAGPVTNFVIAVVFYLILVAVQGIIPLVYSAFIYDFVLVNVVLGGFNMLPAFPMDGGRILRSILAKRMNYLRATKLSASIGKQLAIIMAIVGLLILFNPFLVLVALFIYIGADQEYKSTVISSLLEDVFVKDIMTKEVKIFHPYTTIDDALKTMYQKRHMGYPVLDEGKLVGIVTFHDISQIPDTKRNINIKEIMTEKVITSTPNEGVVDALNKITVNNIGRLPVMEDEKLVGIISKTDIMRVLEILSQKNQKM; translated from the coding sequence ATGCGCTCATCCTTAAAGTTGATAACTGTTTTTGGAATTCCCATAGAACTACACGTTTCATTCTTGTTCCTGATTTTATTCATATATGCTATGGTATTTTTAAATTTTATTCAACTTCAATTGGCAGTATTAATTACTTTACTCTTTGTCACTGTGGTCATCCATGAATTAAGTCATTCCTATGTGGCTCAGAGGTATGGTGTGGCAATAGAGAGAATAATACTCCTACCTATTGGTGGAGTATCCCAAATGGAAGAAGTACCAAAAAATCCTGTTCAGGAACTTTGGATATCCATTGCCGGTCCAGTGACTAATTTTGTGATTGCCGTGGTTTTTTATCTTATTCTAGTAGCAGTTCAAGGTATTATTCCCCTTGTTTATTCAGCTTTTATCTACGATTTTGTCCTGGTTAATGTGGTACTGGGTGGATTTAACATGCTCCCTGCATTTCCCATGGATGGGGGTCGGATTTTAAGATCTATTCTGGCTAAGAGAATGAACTATCTCAGGGCCACTAAACTATCAGCTAGTATTGGCAAACAACTTGCGATTATTATGGCAATTGTAGGATTATTAATCCTTTTTAATCCATTCCTAGTTTTAGTTGCTCTTTTTATTTATATTGGGGCGGATCAGGAGTATAAATCTACTGTGATCTCATCACTTTTAGAAGATGTTTTTGTTAAAGACATTATGACCAAAGAGGTTAAAATTTTCCATCCATATACTACAATAGATGATGCATTAAAAACCATGTATCAGAAAAGACATATGGGATACCCTGTGCTGGATGAAGGCAAATTGGTAGGCATTGTTACTTTTCATGATATATCTCAGATACCGGATACCAAAAGAAACATTAACATTAAAGAAATAATGACAGAGAAAGTCATAACCTCTACTCCTAATGAAGGGGTAGTAGATGCACTTAACAAAATAACCGTAAACAATATTGGCCGACTACCAGTAATGGAAGATGAAAAATTGGTGGGAATAATATCCAAAACCGATATCATGAGGGTTTTAGAGATTTTAAGCCAAAAAAATCAGAAAATGTAA
- a CDS encoding tRNA uridine(34) 5-carboxymethylaminomethyl modification radical SAM/GNAT enzyme Elp3, translating to MENACRLIIEQIKSGKIKNKKELEKVKHQICRDYDLEKFMSNSLILKYASPQEKKDISTILRKKPTRTLSGVAIVAVMCQPTECPHGRCLYCPESEKAPPSYTGEEPAALRARMYDFHPYKQVYNRLQQLESIGHPLDKVELIIMGGTFPAHFLCYQEWFVTKCLQAMVDFGVKKPSINVSNDTKESPNSLSDFYTEFTYLADIQKANEKSLIRNVGMTFETRPDFCKVQDVDRMLKMGVTRVELGVQTIYNFIYQRVKRGHDINDVVESSRILRDSGIKVAMHLMPGLFSDFDRDMRIFKRIFSDPKFKPDMLKIYPCLVTKGSKLYEMWKKGEYSPYTTEEAVDLIVEIKKILPKWVRTMRIQRDIPSPLIEAGVKKSNLGELVYNKIQEHGISCKCIRCREVGHKAIHGTIPQIEHVKIVKEEYKAGEGREIFLSFEDIKSNILIGFLRLRIPSDKAHRREIDDKTALVRELHVYGPMIPLGKKVEDMWQHKGFGEELLAEAERISLESFDKKKILINSGIGVRNYYRKFGYELKGPYMSKSLK from the coding sequence ATGGAAAATGCTTGCAGACTCATCATAGAACAGATAAAGTCTGGAAAAATAAAGAATAAAAAAGAATTAGAAAAGGTTAAACATCAAATTTGTAGAGATTATGACCTAGAAAAGTTTATGAGCAATTCCCTTATACTAAAATACGCATCTCCTCAGGAGAAAAAAGATATATCAACTATTTTAAGAAAAAAACCAACCCGAACACTCTCTGGAGTAGCCATTGTGGCAGTCATGTGCCAGCCTACAGAATGCCCCCATGGCCGATGTCTTTACTGCCCAGAAAGTGAAAAAGCACCCCCTAGTTATACTGGAGAAGAACCTGCTGCTTTAAGGGCTAGAATGTACGATTTCCATCCCTACAAACAAGTTTACAACCGACTTCAACAGTTAGAAAGCATTGGACACCCATTGGATAAGGTGGAACTAATAATAATGGGAGGTACATTCCCCGCCCATTTCCTATGTTATCAGGAATGGTTTGTTACAAAATGTCTGCAGGCTATGGTGGATTTTGGAGTGAAAAAACCCTCCATCAATGTATCCAACGACACGAAGGAATCTCCAAATTCATTATCTGATTTTTATACTGAATTCACATATCTTGCTGACATCCAAAAAGCCAACGAAAAATCATTAATTAGAAATGTTGGTATGACCTTTGAAACCCGCCCCGACTTCTGTAAAGTTCAGGATGTGGATCGGATGCTTAAAATGGGAGTAACCAGGGTGGAATTAGGTGTTCAAACCATTTACAACTTCATATATCAACGGGTAAAACGTGGCCATGACATTAATGATGTGGTGGAATCATCCCGGATCCTTAGAGACTCAGGGATTAAAGTAGCCATGCACCTTATGCCCGGACTTTTCTCTGACTTTGACCGGGATATGCGCATATTTAAGCGGATCTTCTCTGATCCTAAATTCAAACCAGATATGCTCAAAATATATCCCTGCTTGGTAACCAAAGGAAGCAAATTATATGAAATGTGGAAAAAAGGGGAATATAGCCCATACACTACAGAAGAAGCCGTGGATTTAATAGTAGAGATAAAAAAGATCCTTCCCAAATGGGTTAGAACTATGCGCATTCAGCGGGATATTCCTTCACCATTAATTGAAGCTGGGGTAAAAAAATCTAATCTTGGTGAGTTAGTTTACAATAAAATACAAGAACATGGAATAAGTTGTAAATGCATACGCTGCCGAGAAGTTGGACACAAAGCAATTCATGGAACAATTCCCCAAATAGAACATGTCAAAATTGTAAAAGAAGAGTATAAAGCAGGTGAAGGCCGGGAAATATTCCTATCATTTGAAGATATTAAATCAAATATTCTAATTGGATTTTTAAGGTTAAGAATTCCATCAGATAAAGCTCACCGCCGAGAAATAGATGATAAAACTGCCCTGGTACGGGAACTGCATGTATATGGCCCTATGATACCTTTGGGTAAAAAGGTTGAAGATATGTGGCAGCATAAAGGTTTTGGAGAAGAACTTTTAGCAGAAGCAGAACGCATATCCCTAGAATCATTCGATAAAAAGAAAATTTTAATAAACAGTGGAATAGGGGTTAGGAATTACTATCGCAAATTTGGATACGAACTTAAAGGACCCTACATGTCCAAATCATTAAAATAG
- a CDS encoding 4Fe-4S ferredoxin, translated as MKNIDFYYFSGTGNTYLVIKKMTEIFKKNSVETRLFRIEDSSPNDINLNHTIGLGFPVAEFSTFSFVWKFIKNLPKSQGTKIFMVDTLAGFSGGMVGPLRVIVKKKGYTPIGAKEIIMPPNIFYIQDESTNKEKVEKGLVEAGKYAWDIIEGRSRWGRVPVLSDAIYYASILGLKLTHSHINQKYFHIKVNEEKCSKCGLCAELCPVNNIQWSEGKYPVSLINCEYCLRCTSFCSNGAISPSFNYKGKTYRAVKAKDLLRTNSD; from the coding sequence ATGAAAAATATTGATTTTTACTACTTTTCAGGCACAGGAAACACTTACCTTGTGATTAAAAAAATGACTGAAATATTTAAAAAAAATAGTGTTGAAACCAGGTTGTTTCGGATTGAAGATTCCAGTCCCAATGATATAAATTTGAATCATACTATTGGCTTGGGATTTCCTGTTGCAGAATTTTCTACCTTTAGTTTTGTATGGAAATTTATCAAGAATCTGCCTAAATCTCAAGGTACTAAAATATTCATGGTAGACACTTTGGCAGGCTTTTCTGGAGGTATGGTAGGCCCCCTCAGAGTGATAGTCAAAAAGAAAGGATACACCCCTATTGGTGCAAAAGAAATAATAATGCCTCCTAATATATTTTATATCCAGGATGAATCAACAAATAAGGAAAAAGTTGAAAAAGGACTGGTTGAAGCTGGAAAATATGCATGGGATATAATTGAAGGAAGGTCCCGGTGGGGAAGAGTACCCGTACTATCAGATGCCATTTATTATGCTTCCATTTTAGGTTTGAAATTAACCCATTCCCATATCAATCAAAAATATTTCCATATAAAAGTAAATGAAGAAAAATGCAGTAAATGCGGTTTGTGTGCAGAGTTATGTCCAGTAAATAATATCCAATGGAGTGAAGGCAAATATCCAGTTAGTTTAATAAATTGCGAATACTGTTTAAGATGTACCTCTTTTTGTTCCAATGGTGCAATATCACCTTCATTTAATTATAAAGGCAAAACTTATCGCGCAGTTAAGGCTAAAGATCTTCTTAGAACTAATTCAGATTGA
- a CDS encoding TetR family transcriptional regulator yields the protein MTIKKSREKRIEEITQAAVDEFLEKGYENTSMEAIAQRAGVSKGGLYYHFKSKDLILMFVNEKISKNIEKIMVQALKSGSVKERLLFFIENYLNYWINHPQEFTIIFLSVAKILDKPELLGYYQRFTRDYFKYFEEMFSCGVQSGEFKSHNTRTSALTLVAALDGILSYMIVDDNLKLEDVIPHFEDKFIKPIEIGIKIS from the coding sequence ATGACCATAAAAAAATCAAGAGAAAAAAGGATAGAAGAAATAACCCAGGCTGCAGTAGATGAATTTCTGGAAAAAGGCTATGAAAACACTTCTATGGAAGCCATAGCCCAAAGGGCAGGAGTAAGTAAAGGTGGACTTTATTATCACTTTAAAAGCAAAGACTTGATCTTAATGTTTGTCAATGAAAAGATAAGCAAGAATATAGAAAAAATCATGGTCCAGGCCCTTAAATCAGGATCAGTAAAAGAAAGACTCCTTTTTTTCATTGAAAATTATCTCAATTACTGGATAAATCATCCCCAAGAGTTTACTATCATATTTTTGTCTGTAGCCAAAATTTTGGACAAGCCTGAACTTTTAGGATATTATCAAAGATTTACCAGAGATTATTTTAAATATTTTGAAGAAATGTTTTCTTGTGGAGTTCAATCTGGCGAATTTAAATCTCATAATACTCGAACCAGTGCTTTAACCTTAGTTGCAGCCCTGGACGGTATTTTAAGTTACATGATCGTAGATGATAATTTAAAACTGGAGGATGTAATTCCACATTTTGAAGATAAATTTATAAAACCAATAGAAATTGGGATTAAGATAAGTTAA